The following are encoded in a window of bacterium (Candidatus Blackallbacteria) CG13_big_fil_rev_8_21_14_2_50_49_14 genomic DNA:
- a CDS encoding chemotaxis response regulator protein-glutamate methylesterase, protein MKPVRLLIIDDSALVRRILQEGLSQDPEIEIIGVANDPYAARDILVRERPDVVTLDIEMPKMDGVTFLKKYMAVLPTPTIILSSLTQAGKKITIEALEAGAVYVVAKPVVGLSDQLPEMLGELREKIKQAALIHVAQYARKVQNQPMKPAPIETRKAFEESTDQVLALGASTGGVEALARILPLFPAASPGIVIVEHMPSGFTASFAERLNHLSQVRVKEAEDGDRIRPGLALLAPGGEQHLTVKRSGGQYLVKLVPGEKVSGHRPSVDVCFESLAREVGKNTAAVLMTGMGGDGAQGLLKIRLAGGRTFAQNAETCV, encoded by the coding sequence ATGAAACCTGTTCGCCTCTTAATTATTGACGACTCAGCCCTGGTACGCCGGATTTTGCAGGAAGGGCTTTCACAGGACCCTGAAATAGAGATCATTGGTGTGGCCAACGACCCCTATGCGGCGCGGGATATTCTGGTGCGCGAACGCCCTGATGTGGTGACACTGGACATCGAAATGCCGAAAATGGATGGGGTGACCTTTCTCAAAAAATACATGGCGGTGCTGCCCACCCCGACGATTATTCTCTCCTCCTTGACCCAGGCCGGCAAAAAGATCACGATCGAAGCGCTTGAAGCCGGTGCTGTGTATGTGGTGGCCAAACCTGTGGTGGGTCTTTCAGACCAATTGCCAGAAATGCTGGGAGAATTGCGTGAAAAGATCAAGCAGGCAGCCTTGATCCATGTGGCCCAATACGCCCGCAAAGTGCAGAACCAGCCCATGAAACCAGCCCCCATAGAAACCCGGAAAGCCTTTGAAGAATCGACAGACCAGGTCTTGGCCTTGGGAGCCTCGACCGGGGGGGTAGAAGCCCTGGCGCGCATTTTGCCCCTGTTTCCTGCCGCATCCCCCGGCATCGTGATTGTTGAGCATATGCCCTCAGGCTTTACCGCCAGTTTTGCCGAGCGCTTGAACCACTTGTCACAGGTTCGGGTCAAAGAAGCCGAGGATGGGGATCGGATTCGTCCTGGTTTGGCCTTGCTGGCCCCTGGTGGCGAACAGCATTTAACCGTCAAGCGTTCAGGGGGCCAGTATCTGGTGAAATTGGTGCCTGGGGAGAAGGTTTCGGGGCATCGCCCCTCGGTAGATGTCTGTTTTGAATCCTTGGCCCGAGAGGTGGGTAAAAACACCGCCGCAGTCTTGATGACAGGCATGGGGGGAGATGGAGCCCAGGGCCTTTTGAAAATACGTTTGGCGGGGGGGCGAACCTTTGCCCAGAACGCGGAGACCTGTGTGA